From a region of the Salvelinus alpinus chromosome 2, SLU_Salpinus.1, whole genome shotgun sequence genome:
- the LOC139553755 gene encoding uncharacterized protein: MEARKLLAQVEELQSMDCRFELAQIKIQVGDSHIKMTKMEDELSSVKEQNDILLFQIQQMQEIPKHPLPKQQVVVVAPSKNVQGAPVLNNQLVPQPTPKVKYPKRRPKPKPEPGQHVGEEVEEVESLEDISVDPEDIIEQVERKSMDLLEAIQKSEQCVVSISGDKDKGKEGELLEGMDAASRKAKAADIIKLYCDLQRSIRDSFNDMITQLQVGAYQHIVTNMGW; the protein is encoded by the coding sequence ATGGAAGCCAGGAAGCTTCTGGCACAGGTGGAGGAGCTGCAGTCTATGGACTGTCGCTTCGAGCTGGCCCAGATAAAGATCCAAGTGGGAGACAGTCATATCAAGATGACCAAGATGGAGGATGAGCTTTCGTCAGTCAAGGAGCAGAACGATATTCTACTGTTCCAGATCCAACAGATGCAGGAGATCCCGAAACATCCATTGCCGAAACAGCAGGTAGTGGTCGTTGCTCCCTCAAAAAACGTACAGGGAGCACCAGTGCTCAACAATCAGCTGGTTCCGCAACCAACCCCCAAGGTTAAGTACCCCAAACGGAGGCCGAAACCAAAGCCGGAGCCAGGCCAGCATGTTGGCGAAGAAGTGGAAGAAGTGGAGTCTCTGGAAGACATCTCAGTGGATCCAGAAGACATCATCGAGCAGGTGGAGAGGAAGAGCATGGATCTTCTGGAGGCCATCCAGAAGTCTGAGCAATGTGTGGTGTCAATTTCTGGTGACAAGGACAAGGGGAAAGAGGGTGAGCTGCTAGAAGGGATGGATGCCGCCAGCAGAAAAGCCAAGGCAGCTGATATCATCAAGCTGTACTGCGATCTACAGAGGTCCATCAGAGACTCTTTTAACGACATGATCACGCAGCTACAGGTAGGAGCATATCAGCATATTGTAACAAATATGGGGTGGTAG